A portion of the Flavobacterium limnophilum genome contains these proteins:
- a CDS encoding DEAD/DEAH box helicase, producing MSQNTLETEIEDRKQLYSYQKGDIETIFERLDNASNNYHLLYQLPTGGGKTVVFSEIVRQYLSKHDKKVVVLTHRIELCKQTSKMLKGFGVKNKIINSKVKELPDQNDYFCFVAMVETLKNRINDEKLHLDNIGLVIIDEAHYNSFRKLLSSFKNAFILGVTATPLSSNIKLPMHESYNELIVGDTIGSLIDKGFLAKAVTYSYDVGLTSLKVGINGDYTVKSSDDLYTNMAMQEKLLHAYTEKSLGKKTLIFNNGINTSLYVYETFREAGYGIRHLDNTSSNEERKDILHWFKHTPDAILTSVGILTTGFDEPTVETIILNRATKSLTLYFQMIGRGSRKLPGKDEFNVIDLGNNAARFGLWNEPVNWQHIFKSPEFYLENLRDDTEIELYFKYTMPPELRAKFAKTEVVTFDVDEEHKLAIAQNLRSKIVLDKSLEQHAAMCVDNTEELRDAKELFKELDPDIECRLKRYAKCLSQCSKNYREWLVDDYKQKLLLLIGKKYREKIMNEAD from the coding sequence ATGTCTCAAAATACTTTAGAAACAGAAATAGAAGATAGAAAACAACTTTATTCCTATCAAAAAGGAGATATAGAAACCATCTTTGAACGACTGGACAATGCATCAAATAATTATCATTTGTTGTACCAATTGCCAACTGGCGGAGGAAAAACAGTGGTTTTTTCTGAAATTGTACGTCAATATTTGTCCAAACACGACAAGAAAGTGGTGGTTTTGACCCATAGAATCGAGCTTTGCAAGCAAACTTCAAAAATGTTGAAAGGTTTTGGTGTAAAAAACAAAATCATCAACAGTAAAGTAAAAGAATTACCGGATCAAAACGATTATTTCTGTTTTGTGGCAATGGTCGAAACCTTGAAAAACCGTATCAATGACGAGAAATTGCATCTCGACAACATTGGTTTGGTCATTATCGATGAGGCGCATTATAATTCCTTTCGAAAATTATTGAGTTCGTTCAAAAACGCCTTTATCTTGGGGGTTACCGCAACGCCTTTAAGTTCGAATATCAAGTTGCCGATGCACGAAAGCTACAACGAATTGATTGTGGGCGACACCATTGGTTCCTTGATCGACAAAGGATTTTTGGCCAAAGCGGTTACATATAGTTACGATGTAGGCTTGACTTCCTTGAAAGTCGGAATCAACGGAGATTATACCGTAAAATCATCTGACGATTTATACACGAATATGGCGATGCAAGAAAAATTATTGCACGCTTATACCGAAAAATCATTGGGCAAAAAAACCCTGATTTTCAATAATGGAATCAACACTTCTTTGTACGTTTATGAAACGTTTAGGGAAGCTGGATATGGAATCCGACATTTGGACAACACCAGCAGTAACGAGGAACGTAAAGATATTTTGCATTGGTTCAAACATACTCCAGACGCTATTTTGACCTCGGTGGGGATCTTGACCACCGGTTTTGACGAACCTACCGTGGAAACCATTATTTTGAACCGAGCCACGAAATCATTGACTTTGTACTTTCAAATGATTGGTCGTGGTTCTCGAAAATTGCCCGGTAAAGACGAATTTAACGTGATTGATTTAGGAAATAATGCCGCCCGTTTCGGATTGTGGAATGAGCCTGTAAACTGGCAACACATCTTCAAATCACCGGAATTTTATTTAGAAAACTTGCGGGACGATACCGAAATCGAATTGTATTTCAAATACACCATGCCGCCGGAATTGCGAGCGAAATTCGCCAAAACAGAAGTCGTGACTTTTGATGTGGACGAAGAACACAAACTGGCCATTGCCCAAAACTTGCGTTCCAAAATAGTTTTGGACAAATCACTGGAGCAACACGCCGCCATGTGTGTCGATAATACCGAAGAATTGCGGGATGCCAAAGAATTGTTCAAAGAATTGGATCCAGATATCGAATGCCGCTTGAAACGCTACGCCAAATGCTTGAGCCAATGCAGTAAAAACTACCGCGAATGGTTGGTTGATGATTATAAACAGAAATTACTGTTGTTAATTGGTAAAAAGTATCGCGAAAAAATAATGAACGAAGCGGATTAA
- a CDS encoding DUF6155 family protein: MSKRDLKKYLGELNKQQLEEQILELYEKFTVVKTYYDFVFNPKEDTLLKECKIKISNEYYPQKTSGKPRRPKMRRSVAQKYIKHFILLGVDPFVIADVMLYSIEIAQTFSAERLVKPEAFFKSMLSSFEQAIKFMIANGILEEFKARIISISDETRQQNWFNKEEFNAILERFDY; the protein is encoded by the coding sequence ATGAGCAAGCGCGATTTAAAAAAATACCTGGGGGAATTGAACAAACAACAACTCGAAGAGCAAATTCTCGAATTGTATGAGAAATTTACCGTGGTCAAAACTTATTATGATTTTGTTTTTAATCCAAAAGAAGACACGTTGCTGAAGGAATGCAAAATCAAAATTTCGAATGAATATTACCCTCAAAAAACTTCTGGAAAACCACGAAGACCGAAGATGCGGCGTTCCGTTGCCCAAAAATACATCAAACATTTCATTCTTTTGGGTGTCGATCCTTTTGTAATTGCCGACGTGATGCTGTATTCCATCGAAATTGCCCAAACTTTCTCGGCAGAACGACTCGTTAAACCGGAAGCTTTCTTCAAAAGTATGCTCAGCTCCTTTGAGCAAGCTATTAAATTTATGATTGCCAACGGAATATTGGAAGAATTCAAGGCCAGAATCATTTCGATAAGTGATGAAACAAGGCAACAAAACTGGTTCAACAAAGAGGAATTTAATGCCATTTTGGAACGTTTCGATTATTAA
- a CDS encoding DUF3817 domain-containing protein translates to MVKIFKNIAILEGISYLALFANMLLVKPTNLELYKTFLYPIGMTHGVLFIGYVASAFLITKSQKWSFGTLSIVLIASLLPLATFFVERKYVQVPVSK, encoded by the coding sequence ATGGTCAAAATTTTTAAAAACATCGCCATCCTGGAAGGAATCTCTTATTTGGCTTTATTTGCCAACATGCTTTTAGTCAAGCCAACAAATCTGGAACTATACAAAACTTTCTTGTATCCTATAGGAATGACGCACGGAGTATTATTTATTGGATATGTTGCCTCGGCATTTTTAATCACAAAATCCCAAAAATGGAGTTTCGGAACGCTTTCGATTGTATTGATTGCTTCACTCCTGCCGCTTGCGACTTTTTTTGTGGAAAGAAAATATGTGCAAGTTCCCGTAAGCAAATAA
- a CDS encoding acyl-CoA thioesterase, with amino-acid sequence MRFHTRKWVKPEDLNPNGTLFGGKLLAWIDEELALYSIIQLENTKIVTKHMSEINFRSSARQGDIIEIGIDVIKFGITSLTLKCEARNMMTRETIITIDHTTMVNLGADGKPKAHGKTEIEFVKDRLQE; translated from the coding sequence ATGAGATTCCACACTAGAAAATGGGTAAAACCAGAAGACTTGAATCCTAACGGAACATTATTTGGCGGAAAATTATTGGCCTGGATTGACGAAGAATTGGCTTTGTATTCCATCATCCAATTGGAAAACACCAAAATTGTGACCAAGCACATGTCGGAAATCAATTTTAGAAGTTCCGCCAGACAAGGCGATATTATCGAAATCGGTATTGATGTCATCAAGTTTGGTATCACTTCGCTTACGCTAAAATGTGAAGCCCGAAACATGATGACTCGTGAAACCATCATAACGATAGACCATACCACGATGGTAAATTTGGGTGCTGACGGAAAACCAAAAGCCCACGGAAAAACAGAAATAGAGTTTGTGAAAGACCGCTTGCAGGAATAA
- a CDS encoding glyoxalase, whose amino-acid sequence MDQRDTFLKEFRGETIGTITDQSSSDELFQNQVLRPILKLQNDLFIASFINHLGKNRIDFNTFTVEKKLTTIENAIQKDIKFRNALKGMIIALFTLDEYAQYIKNSSSLNKRMMGMLIERLKSQVQLF is encoded by the coding sequence ATGGATCAAAGAGATACTTTTTTAAAAGAATTTAGAGGCGAAACCATTGGCACCATTACCGACCAATCCTCATCAGACGAATTGTTTCAAAATCAAGTACTTCGTCCAATTTTGAAACTGCAGAACGATTTGTTTATCGCTTCCTTCATCAACCATTTGGGCAAAAACAGAATTGATTTCAACACTTTTACTGTCGAAAAAAAATTGACAACCATAGAAAACGCCATTCAAAAAGACATCAAGTTCCGTAACGCCTTGAAAGGGATGATTATAGCACTTTTTACCCTTGATGAATATGCTCAGTACATCAAAAATTCTTCCAGCCTGAACAAAAGAATGATGGGAATGCTTATTGAACGCTTGAAAAGTCAAGTGCAGTTGTTTTGA
- a CDS encoding M1 family metallopeptidase, with the protein MNKYISIVFIAFLISNSVKAQGLLGNKEEIFTHQDTLRGSITPERAWWDVKQYRLDIKVNPADSTISGSNTICYTVLKSYNRMQIDLQKPMEINKVTQDGKEQKYTRNGNAFFIQLEAPQNIGEDKELVVFYGGKPKIAVNPPWDGGITWSKDKNGNPFIASTCQGLGASVWWPNKDHMYDEVENMLISVNVPKNLTNVSNGRLKSVTDLNDGTRTFTWHVSNPINNYGVNINIGDYVNFSEVFKGEKGNLDCNYYVLKDNLAKAKLHFKEVPKMLKAFEHWFGPYPFYEDSFKLVEAPYLGMEHQSSVTYGNGYQNGYLGRDRSESGWGLKFDYIIIHESGHEWFANNITYKDIADMWIHESFTCYSENLFVEYYYGKNAGAEYVRGQRNEIQNESQMIGQYDVNREGADLYNKGANMLHTLRQIVNDDEKWRTILRGLNSTFYHQTVTTKQIEDYLSQAVGLDLKPFFDQYLRDIRIPTFEYKVQGNNLEYRWTNCVPDFNMPIKVTINGKEQWLTPQTEWIIMLKTPKDLKLEVDENFYVEVVKGK; encoded by the coding sequence ATGAATAAATATATATCCATTGTTTTTATTGCATTTCTTATTTCTAATAGTGTAAAAGCTCAAGGACTTCTTGGAAATAAAGAAGAAATTTTCACGCATCAAGATACTTTAAGGGGAAGCATTACCCCGGAAAGAGCTTGGTGGGATGTGAAGCAATATCGTTTGGACATCAAGGTAAATCCTGCCGATAGCACGATTTCGGGTTCCAACACCATTTGCTACACCGTTTTGAAGTCGTACAATAGAATGCAAATTGATTTGCAAAAACCGATGGAAATTAACAAAGTGACGCAAGACGGCAAAGAGCAAAAATATACAAGAAACGGCAACGCATTTTTTATCCAATTGGAGGCTCCACAAAATATTGGAGAAGATAAAGAACTCGTAGTGTTTTATGGCGGCAAACCCAAAATTGCGGTAAATCCACCTTGGGATGGCGGAATCACTTGGAGCAAAGACAAAAACGGAAATCCCTTCATCGCTTCGACTTGTCAAGGATTGGGAGCCAGCGTTTGGTGGCCCAACAAAGATCACATGTACGACGAAGTGGAAAATATGCTAATCAGTGTCAATGTTCCCAAAAATCTAACGAATGTTTCCAACGGTCGTTTAAAAAGCGTAACGGATTTGAATGACGGCACCAGAACATTCACTTGGCATGTTTCCAATCCCATCAACAATTATGGAGTGAACATCAACATTGGTGATTATGTCAATTTTTCGGAAGTTTTCAAAGGCGAAAAAGGCAATTTGGATTGTAATTATTATGTGCTGAAAGACAATTTGGCGAAAGCAAAACTACATTTTAAAGAAGTTCCAAAAATGCTCAAAGCGTTCGAACATTGGTTTGGACCCTATCCTTTTTATGAAGACAGCTTCAAACTGGTGGAAGCGCCTTATTTGGGGATGGAACATCAAAGCAGTGTGACTTATGGCAACGGCTATCAAAACGGTTATTTGGGAAGAGACCGAAGCGAGTCGGGTTGGGGATTGAAATTCGATTACATCATTATTCACGAATCGGGTCACGAATGGTTTGCCAACAACATTACCTACAAAGACATCGCCGATATGTGGATTCACGAGAGTTTCACCTGTTATTCCGAAAACTTGTTTGTGGAATATTACTATGGAAAAAATGCCGGTGCTGAATACGTAAGAGGACAACGAAACGAGATTCAAAATGAAAGCCAAATGATTGGACAATACGATGTAAACAGGGAAGGTGCCGATTTGTACAACAAAGGTGCCAATATGTTGCACACGCTGCGCCAAATCGTGAATGACGACGAAAAATGGAGAACGATTTTAAGAGGATTGAACAGTACTTTTTACCACCAAACCGTTACCACCAAACAAATCGAGGATTATTTAAGCCAAGCCGTTGGACTTGATTTAAAACCATTTTTCGACCAATATTTGAGAGATATTAGAATTCCGACTTTCGAATATAAAGTTCAAGGCAACAATTTGGAGTATCGCTGGACCAATTGTGTTCCCGATTTCAATATGCCTATAAAAGTCACCATAAACGGTAAAGAACAATGGCTAACCCCTCAAACAGAATGGATTATTATGCTAAAAACGCCTAAAGATTTAAAACTGGAAGTGGATGAGAATTTTTATGTGGAGGTGGTGAAGGGGAAATAA
- a CDS encoding leucyl aminopeptidase family protein, with product MKTNTIKNLDKFVGTILIPVFETYSKSLVPIEFHGVSVHSKVFYGKKDTHYAVEKYDCTHIFIGLGKDVDYKSLKTIFRRISSKEKESFCSNIALVLPEQFTAEQVEATISGLYLGTYDLGHFKKTEKHLFLNDGFELSLFSKKEYSETVTKGLKIANAQLETLRLVDLPPNKVTPKYLSNWANETGKKFGFEVEVLGFEAAKIAGLGAFLSVGKGSENEPQFVIMNYVPKDSNAKTKHVGLVGKGITFDTGGLNIKTSGMLQMKCDMAGGAAVFGAMQLIADLKLPVKVTAIVPCAENAVDAKSFVPSDVIHSYNGTSIEIIDTDAEGRLVLADGLSYLIQNFKPEYIVDVATLTGSAVGTFGYECAALFTNNDVVSKKLQESGDAVGERLWQLPLWDCYKSDIESDIADVKNYSGKPVAGAISAAKFLEYFTENHKAWAHLDIAGVAFGDDEFAKSKHATAYGVHLLTKFIENL from the coding sequence ATGAAAACGAATACAATTAAAAACCTCGATAAATTTGTAGGAACCATTTTGATTCCAGTTTTCGAAACCTATTCAAAAAGTCTGGTTCCTATTGAATTTCACGGAGTTTCGGTACATTCAAAAGTGTTTTATGGCAAAAAAGACACCCATTATGCGGTCGAGAAATACGATTGTACCCATATATTTATTGGCTTGGGAAAAGACGTTGATTATAAATCTTTGAAAACCATTTTCAGAAGAATTTCCTCTAAAGAGAAGGAATCATTTTGCTCAAATATCGCTTTGGTTTTGCCGGAACAATTCACGGCAGAACAAGTGGAAGCTACTATTTCTGGACTGTATTTAGGAACCTATGATTTAGGACATTTCAAGAAAACGGAAAAACATCTGTTCTTGAATGACGGTTTCGAATTGTCTTTGTTTTCCAAAAAAGAGTATTCTGAAACGGTGACCAAAGGCTTGAAAATTGCCAATGCCCAACTGGAAACACTCCGTTTGGTCGATTTACCCCCCAATAAAGTCACGCCGAAATATTTATCGAACTGGGCAAATGAAACAGGAAAAAAATTCGGTTTCGAGGTAGAAGTTTTAGGCTTTGAAGCTGCTAAAATAGCCGGTTTGGGAGCATTTTTATCCGTTGGGAAAGGAAGCGAAAACGAACCACAATTTGTCATCATGAATTATGTTCCCAAAGATTCAAATGCCAAAACCAAGCACGTTGGCTTGGTTGGAAAAGGAATCACTTTTGATACCGGAGGTTTGAACATCAAGACTTCGGGAATGTTGCAAATGAAATGCGATATGGCTGGTGGTGCTGCCGTTTTTGGGGCCATGCAATTGATTGCCGACTTGAAATTACCCGTAAAAGTCACTGCCATTGTGCCTTGCGCCGAAAATGCGGTAGATGCCAAATCGTTTGTGCCTAGCGATGTCATCCATTCGTACAACGGAACTTCCATAGAAATTATTGACACGGATGCAGAAGGAAGATTGGTTTTGGCAGATGGTTTGTCGTATTTAATCCAGAATTTCAAACCCGAATATATTGTTGACGTGGCCACTTTGACAGGAAGCGCGGTGGGGACTTTTGGCTACGAATGTGCCGCCTTGTTTACCAATAATGATGTTGTTTCGAAGAAATTACAAGAATCTGGCGATGCCGTTGGCGAAAGACTATGGCAATTGCCACTTTGGGATTGCTACAAATCCGACATCGAAAGCGATATTGCCGATGTGAAAAACTACAGCGGAAAACCCGTTGCAGGAGCCATCAGCGCAGCCAAATTTTTGGAATATTTTACCGAAAATCACAAAGCTTGGGCACATCTTGATATTGCCGGAGTGGCTTTTGGCGATGACGAATTTGCAAAAAGCAAACACGCCACCGCTTATGGTGTTCATTTATTGACTAAGTTCATTGAAAATTTGTAA
- the hisIE gene encoding bifunctional phosphoribosyl-AMP cyclohydrolase/phosphoribosyl-ATP diphosphatase HisIE, with amino-acid sequence MNIDFSKSAHGLIPAIIQDSETKSVLMLGYMNAESYQKTLDTQKVTFYSRSKQRLWTKGEESGNFLNLVDIKNDCDGDTLLIQVKPVGPTCHTGADTCWQTENKSDFGFISTLEKTIKLRRENADSEKSYVASLFEKGINKIAQKVGEEAVEVVIEAKDDNDHLFLDESADLLFHYLILLQAKGFELNDVVNVLKSRQK; translated from the coding sequence ATGAACATAGATTTTTCAAAAAGCGCACACGGATTGATTCCGGCCATAATTCAAGATAGCGAAACTAAAAGCGTTTTGATGCTAGGATATATGAATGCCGAATCCTACCAAAAAACATTGGATACCCAAAAAGTAACTTTTTATAGTCGTTCGAAGCAAAGACTTTGGACAAAAGGCGAGGAAAGTGGCAACTTTTTGAACTTGGTGGATATCAAAAATGATTGCGATGGGGATACCTTGTTAATCCAAGTAAAACCAGTTGGTCCAACTTGTCATACGGGTGCTGATACTTGTTGGCAAACGGAAAATAAATCGGATTTTGGTTTTATTTCAACTTTAGAAAAAACCATCAAATTACGTAGAGAAAATGCCGATTCCGAGAAAAGTTATGTAGCTTCTTTGTTCGAAAAAGGAATCAATAAGATTGCCCAAAAAGTGGGAGAAGAAGCCGTGGAAGTGGTGATTGAAGCCAAAGACGACAACGATCATTTGTTCTTGGACGAAAGTGCCGATTTGCTTTTCCATTACTTGATTCTTTTGCAAGCCAAAGGATTTGAGTTGAACGATGTTGTTAATGTTTTAAAAAGCCGTCAGAAGTAA
- the hisF gene encoding imidazole glycerol phosphate synthase subunit HisF: MLTKRIIPCLDIKNGRTVKGVNFVDLRDAGDPVELAKIYSDEGADELVFLDISATEERRRTLVDLVRKVAATINIPFTVGGGISAVSDVEVLLQNGADKVSINSSAVKNPQLINDLAQKFGSQCVVVAIDAKQIDGEWMVHLVGGKVPTEIRLFDWAQEVEQRGAGEILFTSMNHDGTKNGFANEALAKLSELVNIPIIASGGAGNIQHFVDTFVEGKADAALAASVFHFKEIEIKTLKKELKNNNIEVRI; this comes from the coding sequence ATGCTAACAAAAAGAATAATCCCTTGCCTCGACATCAAAAATGGTCGCACCGTTAAAGGCGTTAATTTCGTAGATTTGCGCGATGCAGGCGATCCTGTGGAATTGGCCAAAATCTATTCGGATGAAGGTGCTGACGAATTAGTTTTCCTGGATATTTCGGCAACGGAAGAACGCAGAAGAACTTTGGTTGATTTGGTGCGAAAAGTAGCAGCCACCATCAATATTCCGTTTACCGTAGGTGGTGGAATTTCGGCAGTTTCAGATGTGGAAGTACTGTTGCAAAACGGTGCCGACAAGGTTTCCATTAATTCATCGGCGGTTAAAAATCCGCAACTGATTAATGATTTGGCACAAAAATTCGGAAGCCAATGTGTGGTTGTGGCGATTGATGCCAAGCAAATAGACGGAGAATGGATGGTACATTTGGTAGGAGGAAAGGTGCCAACTGAAATTAGATTATTTGATTGGGCACAAGAAGTCGAACAACGTGGTGCAGGGGAAATCTTGTTCACCTCAATGAATCACGACGGAACCAAAAACGGATTTGCAAACGAAGCTTTGGCGAAATTGTCGGAATTGGTAAATATTCCGATAATTGCTTCGGGTGGAGCAGGAAATATTCAACATTTTGTAGATACCTTTGTCGAAGGAAAAGCCGATGCAGCTTTGGCGGCAAGCGTATTCCATTTCAAGGAAATTGAAATCAAGACATTGAAAAAAGAATTAAAAAATAATAATATTGAGGTACGAATTTAG
- the hisA gene encoding 1-(5-phosphoribosyl)-5-[(5-phosphoribosylamino)methylideneamino]imidazole-4-carboxamide isomerase yields MRIIPAIDIIEGKCVRLSKGDYNTKIIYNENPLEVAKSFEAHGIEYLHLVDLDGAKSSKIVNYKILEQIASQTKLKIDFGGGLKADSDLKIAFESGANQITGGSIAVKNRVIFEKWIAEYGSDKIILGADANNEKVAVSGWLEDSNEDLVPFIQDYQSKGIQYVICTDIAKDGMLEGPSFDLYAKILAEASGIKLIASGGISTFDELPKLAELGCEGTIIGKAIYEGRISLKQLEKYIIS; encoded by the coding sequence ATGAGAATAATACCTGCAATAGACATCATCGAAGGAAAATGTGTTCGCTTGTCCAAAGGTGATTACAATACCAAAATCATATACAACGAAAATCCGCTGGAAGTGGCGAAATCATTCGAAGCACACGGAATCGAATATTTGCATTTGGTGGATTTGGATGGAGCAAAATCAAGCAAAATCGTCAATTACAAAATATTGGAACAAATTGCTTCACAAACCAAATTAAAAATTGATTTTGGTGGTGGATTAAAAGCCGATTCCGATTTGAAAATTGCATTTGAATCGGGTGCAAACCAAATCACGGGTGGAAGTATCGCCGTGAAAAACAGGGTAATTTTCGAGAAATGGATTGCTGAATACGGTTCGGACAAAATTATTTTGGGAGCCGATGCCAATAACGAAAAAGTAGCTGTTTCAGGATGGTTGGAAGATTCGAATGAAGATTTGGTTCCGTTTATTCAAGATTATCAGTCTAAAGGAATTCAGTACGTAATTTGCACCGATATTGCCAAAGACGGAATGCTCGAAGGACCAAGTTTTGATTTGTACGCTAAAATATTGGCGGAAGCCAGTGGCATAAAATTAATCGCATCTGGAGGGATTTCCACCTTTGACGAATTGCCTAAATTAGCCGAATTGGGTTGTGAAGGAACGATAATTGGAAAGGCTATTTACGAAGGAAGAATTTCGTTGAAACAATTGGAAAAATATATTATATCGTAG
- the hisH gene encoding imidazole glycerol phosphate synthase subunit HisH — protein MKIVIINYGAGNIQSIMFAIERLGYKAVLSNNPDEIKAADKVIFPGVGEASYAMKMLQESGLDVLIPTLKQPVFGICLGMQLMCNHSEEGDTKGLGIFDVDVVKFSSKVKVPQMGWNNIYNLKSDLFKGIAEDEYMYLVHSFYAPLCAETIATTNYELEYSSALENDNFYGTQFHPEKSGDVGEQILKNFLLLTSNF, from the coding sequence ATGAAAATAGTAATCATAAATTACGGAGCAGGAAACATTCAAAGCATTATGTTTGCCATCGAAAGATTGGGATACAAAGCGGTTTTGAGCAACAATCCTGACGAAATAAAAGCGGCGGACAAAGTAATTTTTCCAGGAGTGGGAGAAGCAAGTTATGCTATGAAAATGCTTCAGGAAAGCGGTTTGGATGTTTTGATTCCTACGTTGAAACAACCCGTTTTTGGGATTTGTTTGGGAATGCAGTTGATGTGCAACCATTCCGAAGAAGGAGACACCAAAGGATTGGGTATTTTTGATGTGGATGTTGTAAAATTTTCATCCAAAGTGAAAGTACCACAAATGGGCTGGAATAATATTTACAATTTGAAATCGGATTTGTTCAAAGGAATTGCCGAAGACGAATATATGTATTTAGTACATAGTTTTTATGCTCCTCTTTGCGCCGAAACCATTGCGACAACCAATTATGAACTGGAATATTCGTCAGCTTTAGAAAATGATAATTTCTATGGAACTCAATTTCACCCTGAAAAAAGTGGTGATGTTGGAGAACAAATTCTCAAAAACTTCCTACTTCTAACTTCTAACTTCTAA
- the hisB gene encoding bifunctional histidinol-phosphatase/imidazoleglycerol-phosphate dehydratase HisB has translation MKKILFIDRDGTMVLEPNDYQLDSFEKLEFYPKAFQYLGKIATELDFELVMVTNQDGLGTDSHPEANFWPVHNLVMKAFENEGVVFSDVLIDKTFPHENVPTRKPGTAMLTKYINNPEYDLENSFVIGDRITDVELAKNLGSKAIFISNDEELGSDEISSKRHELDAVIALQTTEWKTIYEFLKLEERTASITRKTHETDIYINLNLDGTGKSKIDTGIAFFDHMLDQIARHGQMDLEIIVKGDLEVDEHHTIEDTAIALGEVFSKALGNKLGIERYGFCLPMDDCLSQVAIDFGGRNWLIWETEFKREMVGKMPTEMFYHFFKSFSDGAKANINIKAEGTNEHHKIEAIFKAFAKAIKVAVKRDTEKMILPSTKGML, from the coding sequence ATGAAAAAAATACTTTTTATAGACCGCGACGGAACAATGGTTTTGGAACCAAATGACTATCAATTGGACAGTTTCGAAAAATTGGAATTCTATCCAAAAGCTTTTCAATATCTAGGGAAAATTGCAACCGAATTGGATTTCGAATTGGTTATGGTAACCAATCAAGATGGTTTAGGAACAGATTCGCATCCTGAAGCCAACTTTTGGCCGGTACATAATTTGGTAATGAAAGCTTTCGAAAATGAAGGTGTTGTTTTTAGTGATGTTTTGATTGACAAAACTTTTCCTCACGAAAATGTGCCAACCCGCAAGCCAGGAACCGCAATGTTGACGAAATACATCAACAATCCAGAATACGATTTAGAGAATTCATTCGTAATCGGAGACCGAATCACCGACGTGGAATTGGCTAAGAACTTGGGTTCAAAAGCCATTTTTATAAGTAATGATGAAGAATTGGGAAGTGATGAAATCTCTTCAAAAAGACACGAATTGGATGCTGTTATTGCTTTGCAAACTACAGAATGGAAAACGATTTATGAATTTTTGAAACTGGAAGAACGTACAGCTTCTATCACTAGAAAAACGCACGAAACAGATATTTACATCAACTTAAACCTTGATGGAACAGGGAAAAGTAAAATCGATACTGGAATTGCTTTTTTCGACCATATGTTAGATCAAATCGCGCGTCACGGACAAATGGACTTGGAAATCATCGTAAAAGGTGATTTGGAAGTCGATGAACACCACACGATTGAAGACACGGCGATTGCTTTGGGAGAAGTTTTTTCGAAAGCATTGGGAAATAAATTAGGAATCGAACGTTACGGTTTTTGTTTGCCAATGGACGATTGCTTGTCACAAGTAGCCATAGATTTTGGAGGCAGAAACTGGTTGATCTGGGAAACCGAATTCAAACGCGAAATGGTGGGCAAAATGCCAACAGAAATGTTCTATCATTTCTTCAAATCCTTTTCGGATGGAGCCAAAGCCAACATCAACATCAAAGCGGAAGGAACCAACGAGCACCACAAAATCGAAGCGATTTTCAAGGCTTTCGCCAAAGCAATAAAAGTAGCTGTGAAGCGAGATACTGAGAAAATGATTTTGCCAAGCACGAAAGGAATGCTATAA